In a single window of the Acyrthosiphon pisum isolate AL4f chromosome X, pea_aphid_22Mar2018_4r6ur, whole genome shotgun sequence genome:
- the LOC100569715 gene encoding uncharacterized protein DDB_G0283697 yields the protein MADKQTKKQSTANKLQQKKRRVTQKNREDVSDDLTDALAGVSGQVEMRRGRRSRRRRSRRSRRRRGRRRSVSGTEEDDERDDYDTATDTEEDDDDSSTVDASSRRRSRRRRRGSRRRRRPYQPSGSDDDDNTDAEATDTETTEDALSTSGGGGIFTTAAAGCGNPYGKRRMRRRRKRRSKCAARRPRRRSTGCKKRRRRRRRRSSGSGCVTGLNRGERNSSPQIHNDA from the coding sequence ATGGCTGACAAACAGACTAAGAAGCAATCGACGGCAAATAAGTTGCAACAAAAAAAACGACGCGTGACGCAGAAAAATCGCGAAGACGTATCAGATGATCTTACCGACGCTTTGGCTGGTGTTAGCGGTCAAGTAGAAATGAGACGTGGTCGCCGATCCAGGAGGCGTAGGTCAAGAAGGAGCCGTCGCCGTCGGGGCAGGAGACGTAGTGTAAGCGGTACCGAAGAAGACGACGAAAGAGACGACTACGACACGGCTACAGACACCGAAGAAGACGATGATGACTCGTCAACGGTGGACGCGTCTTCCCGGAGGAGGTCGAGAAGGCGGCGGAGAGGCAGTCGGCGACGTCGCCGACCATATCAGCCCAGTGGTAGCGACGACGATGACAACACCGACGCAGAGGCCACTGATACAGAGACCACAGAAGACGCTTTGTCGACCAGCGGTGGTGGTGGTATCTTCACGACGGCAGCCGCCGGGTGCGGGAATCCTTATGGCAAACGTCGCATGAGGAGGAGGAGGAAGAGGAGGAGTAAGTGCGCGGCTAGACGTCCGAGAAGACGGTCGACGGGGTGCAAGAAGCGGAGGAGAAGAAGGAGAAGGAGAAGTAGTGGTAGTGGCTGTGTCACCGGCCTTAACAGAGGTGAGCGGAACAGTAGTCCACAGATACACAACGACGCATAG